A stretch of Ascochyta rabiei chromosome 6, complete sequence DNA encodes these proteins:
- a CDS encoding Dihydroxy-acid dehydratase gives MAEDNADYDLSQPIASTAGLRQGLAGYGDPHFSLFLRKVFIKALGYGEDALSRPIVGIINTNSGFNPCHGNTPQLIEAAKRGVQLAGGLAIDFPTVSIAESFSAPTSMFLRNLMSMDTEEMIRAQPVDACIMIGGCDKTVPAQIMGGISANKPVLPLITGPMSTGSYQGKRVGACTDCRNNWASFRAGQIEIEEIVDINEELAPTVGTCGVMGTASTMACLTAALGLMPLKGASAPAVSAARLRIAEETGRHAVVVAAAKRTPQVILSRESFLNALVVLQAIGGSTNGIVHLLAIINRHPELEGAITLKDVDEVGRTTPLIVDLKPSGDNYMTDFHNAGGMNALLHTLRPLLHLSAMTISGQTLGEVLDATPFKPFPYSTSIIRPLSNPLSTSSSLVVLYGNLAPQGSVMKASASKDRTLLSHSGPAVVFRNAADLAQRIDSPDLDVTPSSVLVLQNIGPLGYPGMPEAGLIPIPRKLSRQGISDMLRVSDGRMSGTAGGTIALHVSPESALPESVLGIVEDGDQITCNVEQRILRLDVEEAEIQRRLQKRREVLLGSQGVPPQPSVLSERATKRGYRGLYERTVNQAHEGADFDFLTASGPGPSSQGSLHGSTSVL, from the exons ATGGCAGAAGACAACGCCGACTACGACCTATCACAGCCAATTGCATCGACCGCCGGCTTGAGGCAGGGACTTGCAGGCTATGGCGACCCTCACTTCTCTCTGTTTCTGCGAAAGGTCTTCATCAAAGCCTTGGGATACGGCGAAGATGCCCTATCAAGACCAATCGTCGGCATCATCAACACGAACAGTGGCTTCAATCCCT GTCATGGCAACACACCGCAGCTCATCGAAGCAGCTAAGAGAGGTGTGCAGCTGGCCGGAGGACTCGCAATCGACTTTCCAACTGTCAGCATTGCAGAGTCCTTTTCAGCACCCACCAGCATGTTCCTCCGAAACTTGATGAGCATGGATACTGAAGAGATGATTCGCGCACAGCCTGTCGATGCCTGCATCATGATAGGAG GATGTGACAAGACTGTTCCTGCGCAAATCATGGGCGGGATATCGGCCAACAAGCCAGTTTTGCCTTTGATCACTGGACCAATGTCGACTGGAAGCTATCAAGGCAAACGTGTCGGTGCTTGCACAGATTGTCGCAACAACTGGGCATCGTTTCGCGCAGGCCAGATCGAAATTGAAGAAATCGTTGACATCAACGAAGAGCTGGCACCCACT GTGGGCACGTGTGGCGTCATGGGAACGGCCAGTACCATGGCATGTCTGACAGCTGCTCTTGGACTGATGCCGCTGAAAGGTGCAAGTGCGCCGGCTGTATCGGCCGCTCGTCTACGGATTGCAGAAGAGACAGGCCGCCACGCTGTTGTGGTAGCGGCGGCCAAGCGAACACCTCAAGTCATACTGTCTCGAGAATCTTTCCTCAATGCACTCGTTGTACTTCAAGCGATCGGCGGTAGTACCAACGGCATAGTCCATCTCCTTGCCATCATCAATCGGCACCCCGAACTTGAAGGGGCAATCACCTTGAAAGACGTCGATGAAGTTGGCAGAACCACACCGCTGATCGTTGACCTTAAACCTAGCGGAGACAACTACATGACCGACTTCCACAATGCGGGTGGGATGAACGCCCTACTTCACACTTTGCGCCCCCTTCTCCATCTTTCGGCAATGACGATCAGCGGGCAGACCCTTGGCGAAGTTCTCGATGCGACGCCGTTCAAGCCATTTCCTTACTCGACTTCAATCATCCGGCCACTCTCCAATCCACTCTCCACGTCATCGAGTCTTGTCGTCCTCTACGGTAACCTCGCACCACAGGGGAGTGTGATGAAAGCTTCGGCCTCGAAAGACCGCACCCTACTATCACACTCTGGTCCCGCAGTCGTTTTTCGAAACGCAGCAGACCTCGCTCAACGCATTGATTCGCCAGATCTCGATGTGACGCCCTCCTCTGTTCTTGTCTTGCAAAACATTGGACCTTTAGGTTACCCCGGGATGCCCGAGGCAGGACTCATTCCAATACCACGGAAGCTCAGTCGCCAAGGTATATCAGACATGCTGCGAGTCAGCGATGGGAGAATGAGTGGCACAGCAGGAGGGACTATAGCACTGCACGTATCGCCCGAGTCTGCATTGCCAGAGAGTGTACTGGGTATTGTAGAGGACGGGGACCAGATCACGTGCAATGTGGAGCAGCGGATCTTGAGGCTTGACGTCGAAGAGGCTGAGATCCAGAGAAGACTGCAGAAGAGAAGGGAGGTATTGCTTGGGAGCCAGGGTGTACCGCCGCAGCCTTCGGTATTGTCAGAGCGTGCGACTAAGAGGGGTTACCGTGGCCTGTACGAGAGGACGGTCAATCAGGCGCATGAGGGTGCCGATTTTGATTTTCTGACCGCAAGTGGACCCGGGCCTTCAAGTCAAGGTTCACTGCACGGGAGTACGTCGGTCTTGTAG